A region from the Mycolicibacterium phlei genome encodes:
- a CDS encoding adenylate/guanylate cyclase domain-containing protein, producing the protein MEDTRPIGRIAAFVRWAARTPWPVFTLGMVQADIIGALLVLSFLRFGLPPEDRIQLQDLPVFNLVVFLGFLFVSFTIAAYWSLRLLIPVMRWQRREMLLGDRDPEDTEVARTRALKMPFYRSVINVVNWALGSIVFIVASWPVAHKSAPIIAVATALGATTTAIIGYLQSERVLRPVAVAALRGGVPESFRAPGVIARQVLTWVLSTAVPIIAIVLALVASKFEVLTAPTDRLITPILILAITALVVGLAGTVLVAMSIADPLRQLRWALGEVQRGNYNAHMQIYDASELGLLQAGFNDMVRDLAERQRLRDLFGRYVGEDVARRALERGTELGGQERDVAVLFVDLVGSTRLASTIPAAEVVNLLNDFFRVVVDTVNRHGGFVNKFQGDAALAIFGAPIEHPDACGAALAAARELHDELIEVLGQTEFGIGVSAGRAIAGHIGAQARFEYTVIGDPVNEAARLTELAKLEEGHVLASAIAVSGALDSEALCWDVGETVELRGRTAPTQLARPKRLLSPEDPGRAQAADHSTDGATTVGHVPSDVSPSG; encoded by the coding sequence GTGGAGGACACCAGACCGATCGGGCGAATCGCCGCATTCGTCCGGTGGGCGGCGCGTACCCCATGGCCGGTCTTCACCCTCGGCATGGTCCAGGCCGACATCATCGGCGCGCTGCTGGTGCTGAGCTTCCTGCGGTTCGGCCTGCCGCCCGAGGACCGTATCCAGCTGCAGGATCTGCCGGTCTTCAACCTGGTGGTGTTCCTGGGCTTCCTGTTCGTGTCGTTCACCATCGCGGCCTACTGGAGCCTGCGGCTGCTGATTCCGGTGATGCGCTGGCAGCGCCGCGAGATGCTGCTCGGCGACCGCGACCCCGAGGACACCGAGGTCGCCCGCACCCGCGCGTTGAAGATGCCGTTCTACCGGTCGGTGATCAACGTCGTGAACTGGGCGCTGGGCTCGATCGTGTTCATCGTGGCCAGCTGGCCGGTGGCACATAAGTCGGCGCCGATCATCGCGGTGGCCACCGCCCTGGGCGCCACCACCACGGCGATCATCGGCTATCTGCAGTCCGAGCGGGTGCTGCGTCCCGTGGCCGTCGCCGCGCTGCGCGGCGGGGTGCCGGAGAGCTTCCGGGCGCCCGGGGTGATCGCCCGTCAGGTGCTGACGTGGGTGCTGTCCACCGCGGTGCCGATCATCGCGATCGTGCTGGCGCTGGTGGCCAGCAAGTTCGAGGTGCTCACCGCCCCCACCGACCGGCTGATCACCCCGATCCTGATCCTGGCGATCACCGCGCTGGTGGTCGGGCTGGCCGGCACCGTGCTGGTGGCCATGTCGATCGCCGACCCGCTGCGGCAGCTGCGCTGGGCGCTCGGTGAGGTGCAGCGCGGCAACTACAACGCGCACATGCAGATCTACGACGCCAGCGAGCTGGGCCTGCTGCAGGCCGGCTTCAACGACATGGTGCGCGATCTGGCCGAGCGGCAGCGGCTGCGTGACCTGTTCGGCCGCTACGTCGGCGAGGACGTGGCCCGCCGGGCGTTGGAGCGCGGCACCGAGCTCGGCGGCCAGGAGCGCGATGTGGCGGTGCTGTTCGTCGACCTGGTCGGCTCCACCCGGCTGGCGTCGACGATCCCGGCCGCTGAGGTGGTCAACCTGCTCAACGACTTCTTCCGCGTCGTCGTCGACACGGTCAACCGGCACGGCGGGTTCGTCAACAAGTTCCAGGGCGACGCCGCGCTGGCGATCTTCGGGGCGCCGATCGAGCATCCCGACGCGTGCGGGGCGGCGCTGGCGGCCGCCCGCGAGCTGCACGACGAGCTGATCGAGGTGCTGGGTCAGACCGAGTTCGGCATCGGGGTGTCCGCCGGGCGGGCGATCGCCGGGCACATCGGCGCTCAGGCCCGCTTCGAGTACACCGTGATCGGCGATCCGGTCAACGAGGCGGCCCGGCTCACCGAGCTGGCCAAGCTGGAGGAGGGCCACGTGCTGGCCTCGGCGATCGCGGTCAGCGGCGCGCTGGACTCCGAGGCGCTGTGCTGGGACGTCGGCGAGACCGTCGAACTGCGCGGCCGCACAGCGCCGACGCAGCTGGCCCGGCCCAAGCGGCTGCTGTCACCGGAAGACCCCGGTAGAGCTCAGGCAGCCGACCACTCCACGGACGGGGCCACCACCGTCGGGCACGTTCCCAGCGACGTCAGCCCGTCGGGCTAG